GGAGTTGAAAAATTGGGTAGAAAAGTTAAGCAATAACATCATCGGCACTACCGCACCCCTCACAAAGTTGGGTACGGTTGTAGATACGGTTGCCCTGACATTGGTACCAAATTGTTCGGTTACCATGGTAACAAACAACGCCCAGTAGCCAGACGCTATACCCATAAGTGCTGTAATGGTATAAAATGCGTATAATGAAATCTGCCGCTGTGCAAAAAACACAATCACAGTAGCACCTGATAGCAAGGTAAAAGCGATAGCCGCCTTAATGCGGCTTTGAAGGTATTGACTGATCAAACCACTGAGGGTTCCGCCAAGTACTGACCCGCCATAGCATAATGCGACAGCGATACCTGCGTTCACTATACCGTTTACCTTAAGTGCCTTACCAAATTCAGGCGACAGGGAAATTAAAACCCCGACAACATACCACAGGGGCAAGCCTATCAGGATACAGCGAACGTATTTCAGCAATCGCTTCCTTTCACCGATTATCATGAGGACGCTGCCCCGTTTGACATCTTTGCCTCGCGCCTCTACAAACATTGCTGACTCGGCGACACTAATACGCATGAGTAACAGTACTACTCCAAGCGCTCCGCCTATGTAATAGGACATACGCCAGTCAAACAGCTTCGCGGTAAAAAAAGCCACCACAGCCCCGCTGATACCGATCACGGCGACAAAGCAAGTAGCGTAACCACGGTATCTTGCGGGCATTAACTCGGCAACCAAAGTTATGCCTGCGCCCAACTCACCTGCAAGACCCAAACCCGCAATAAATCGACATAGGGCGTATGCCTCGACCGTACTGACAAAGCCGTTAGCAATATTTGCAGCCGAGTAGATAAATATGGAGCCGAACAAGACGGTGAGCCGTCCTTTTTTATCGCCTAATATGCCCCACAGCACACCTCCAATCATCAGTCCTGTCATTTGCATATTGAGTAAAACAATACCCTTTTCAGTGATCTGTTTTTCAGTGAGTCCAAGTGATTGAAGGCTGTTAACGCGTATGATGCTAAATAGCAGCAAGTCATAAACATCTACAAAATAGCCCAGTGCGGCAAGAAGAATAGCTGCAAACGGAATTCCGCTGCTGAGTAAATTAGTCTTTTGTAACTGCATTTTAAATTGGTATAATCACGGTTCGTGTTACCGCTATTGGTAAGTAATTGTTGATAATTGACCTTGTAGGTTTCTTAGCGATTGGGTATTAATCGATACGACCCTTGTACCTTAGCTTTTTCGTAATGAGTACCTCTTTGACGATATTCTCAACGCTGTTGTGTAAAACAACAGGCCTTATCACATCCATTGTGCCGTACAGTTGTGGCTCATTTAGTGCGATTACTCCTGCAACCAGATCGCAAAAGATTTCGTCATCATCGGCCCCAGGTAGTGGCTGAACCAATACTTTTCTTCCCGCTAAGTTTTCAGCAAATAGCTGGAAGCACCTGTCTCCGTCTTTCTTCATCATGCAAACCACGTGTACACGACTGGTATTTTCCTGGCCGGCATATTTTCTTTCAAGAAAGTTGCACACCGCAGACAGGTCGTTTATAAAATTCTTGCACCGGATTTGTAAAATAGTATCGCTGTAATAAGCGAGGTGCTTGTCGTAGTAGGTTAAAGTGAGATTCTGATTGCTCTTGAAGTCTTTGGGGTTAACTGCTTTTTCAGTAAGCTGAATAAGGTACTGGCACTTTGCTTTTGTTAAACCGCCAAATAAAGTTAGATAGAGGATAACGGTGATCTTAACTAGTTTCATTGTTATGTTTTAAGTGGATTGTATTTTCCAAATATCCATTGGCAAGACCATGAAGGAAATCCCCGAACATCGGGTATACATGACCGATGTTAAGCATCTGATCAATCTATTTAACGGTTAGTCTCGGAAGTAATCAGCCGAAGTGAATGTTTGCGACCCTTGATGTTGACCACGACCGATTTTGGAGATTTCTTTTTGGACTTGTATTTGTCCATATTGGTAATAAAAACACCGGCAAGTGTAATTATGAGGCCGGCAACTTGAAGTGCTGTAATCTTTTCCCCGGCAAGTAGCCATCCGGCAAACACCGCGACTAAAGGGTTGATATAAGTATGCGTGCTGACGATAACCGGTCGCTCAACCGATAACAGGTATTGGTAGGAGAAATAAGCCATTAATGAACCGAACAAGATCAGATATCCCAGCCCGTACCAGGCCTGGTCAGGTACTCGAAAAGCTTTGAACGATTTAAATTCACCATTGCCCGTAGCCAACAGCAAGCTGAAAATTCCTGCACAAATTAACTGCTGGGCGGTGTTCGTAGCAATTGAATAAGCTGCTGGTTGCTTCTTAGTAAAAAGTGACCCGCCTACCCAAAAGAATAAGCTGACAATTACCATTGCCGAACCGATTAATTTTGCGTGGCTCACTGCTCCGGACGCTAACAAACCGCCGCTCAGAAATAATACCAAACCGATAAAACCTATTACCAGTCCGGCAATAATCTTCTTGTTTGAGAAATGCGTTTTCCATTGCGGCCTGTCTGCTGCAATAAATATAAAAGGAGCGGCGGCCTGGATGATACAACCTTCTGTTGAACTGATATATTGCTCGCCCCAAGCCAATAGTCCTGTTCCGAAACTTAAGATCAAAATTCCCGAAACTGCGTTTTTTAGCCAATCAATTATGGAAAAGGGTCGCTCCCCCCGTAGTAACTGATAGGCCATCAGCAACAACCCAGCAGCGAGAAAGCGTATAGATGAAAGTATAAATGGCGGGAAACCTCTAAGCCCGTAAGCAATAGCAAGAAATGTGGTTCCCCAAATAAAGTATATGCCACCAAACGCTAATACAGTTTTGATCTTTTTCATGTCAAATGATGTTAGCTAACGCTCAGTAATTAGGAAAAAATTGCTTCATCACATTCTCCTCCCGTCTGATGCGTGTAATGAGGGTTGCCATGTATAAAGGGAAAACAGCTAAAAATGACCAATAGGCATGAAAGATCATGGCTATTGCTATCAACTCGGGTATTACGCTCAAATAATAGTTGGGATGCCTGAAAAAGCGAAAGAATCTTCCTGTGTTTAGGTGATGAAGATATTCGGGTGCTATAATCAGCTTAACTGTCCATATATGGCCCAGGGTGTATATAACGTAGTAAAGCGCTATTATAGAAAAGCAATATAGACACAGTCCAGCCAACCCAATGTTTGTTTCGAGGAAGTGGCCAGTATACCAGCCGTCAAAAGCGCAGACTATATAAAACAGAAGATGCAGGAAAATTAATCTCCTTGAATTACGCTGATCGAACTCACGGGCACCTAAGGATAATAAGCGGCGTTCATTTATAATCGAAATGATCATTGATGCGATCCTGAACGAAATAGCAGCAAAAAAAGTGGTGAAGAGAAAAGTGTTCATAACACGCTATTTATCTAACCCTTTTTCGATTTGAAACAAGGGCTTACTGATACAAAGTTCGCGTGATCATGAAAGTGGACCAATCCCCATATATGTTGTACGCTTACCTGAAAATGGTGATTACCTGTCCCGAAATATTGAACCTTAGATTTCTTTTTTATCAGGTAATGGGTGATCAACCAGCCCTTCAACGTTTTTTGTCAGCTTTCTTAAATGCAAATGAAAAACGCATCCGGTAAGCCCGTTGGCAATTGCAGCAACCGTCATCCAAATATTTTCACGGTAAAAACCCAACACAAAAAAGCAACTAAGGAAATATAAGTGGAACCATCCAGGCACCCACATAGTAATTTTGGGTAATGATGTTTGGGGCACCAAGCGCTTTTGCCAGCTATTAACGACCAAAGCAAACAGCATAAGAGTAATGCCAATAAAGCGGTGGACTGATAAAAACCGCACATGTTTACTTAACCAATGAAAAGCGCCTGTTGAAAAAAACAGCACAGTGATAGAACAGCATACTGATATTAAAGCTATCCAGACATAACTACAGCTCCAGCTTCCTCGTTTACAGATGCGATTTTCAAAGTACCTACTAAGTGATGAATAGCTGAAAACAACCACTTGCCAGCCAACAAAATTACCAAAGGGTATACCGAACCATTGTGCTGTCAAAGGATTTAACTGCATGGGCGTCCAATCCCAATGCCACATATGCGTACGGTAGGCCACGACATCCATGCTAATATCTATACAAAGCGCTATCAGCGTGTCCGCAGCTGCCGCGCCGAGTAGAGGAAGTTGTATATGATCTGTATACAGTCGTGCTGTATACATGATAATACCCCATCCGGCACCGATACAAAGCGGCACCTGAAACGGAGCATTGCCGATCATTAAGGCAAAAGTTCCATAACGATAGTTGCCAAGCATCACCTCCAGATACTCCAATAAAATACCGAATACAAGCCCGCCGGTAAGATACATGACGTCACGAAGACCTTTTCCACTGGCGTGTACCAGGCACATAAAAAACAAAGTAAACATACTGACTTCCGCAATGGAGTAGCACCACCATGGCGGGATGCCGTAAGGCAATCCTTGATGTTGATTAGCGTCAAGCGACAGGGCCGTGAATGCTATGATATCTGTTCTGTTTAGTTGCGCCATGCTGAATTATTCACCCCAATATTTTGCTGGTCTTTTGGCCGAAGATAGGCACGCCGGGCGATTGCCATCATCCCCAAAAGTGGGCACTGAGGCACCACTTTTCACTCCATACGTATACGGAATTTACCTAAAGAGAGTACCCGGTTTAGGGGAGCCAAGCCCAATCATTCGACGGCTATGTTTGCCAAAAAAGCAACAAACAATGAAAAAAAAATTACGCAACGCAGTGATGCTTTCACTAGTGGGATTGGCAATTACCACCGCATCTGCTCAAAATGTGCGTTTACATGGTCAAGTAAGCGATAAGACAACAGGAGACCCCGTGATTGGCGCTTCAGTTACCCTGGAAACTGGCGGCTTTTCTACAGCAACAGATAAATATGGAAAATTCAGTCTGATAATGGACACCAAAAATCCTTACGGATCAATCAGCGTATCCGCTATCAGTTACCTAATTTCCAAGAAGGACTTTCGTTCAGGGGATTCGTTGATCAATATTTTTCTTGAGGGGAAGTCCGTCATGGGGCGTGAAGTTATAATATCAGCGTCGCGTGTCCCTGAACGAATACTGGAATCGCCTGTAACCATTGAAAAGGTCAATGGTTCTGCTATAAAAGATATACCTGGCACTGGATTCTATGATGCCTTACAATATTTGAAAGGTGTCGATATGAATACCCAAAGCATCACGTTCCGCTCGGTTAGTACACGTGGTTTCGCGACCGACGCCAACCACCGTTTTAATCAATTTGTTGACGGGATGGATAACATGGTACCAGGGTTGAATTTTGCAGTTGGAAAATCGCCGGCCTTTCCGACCTCGATATTGAAAGTGCTGAGCTACTGCCGGGAGCGGCATCTGTTCTTTATGGTGCGGGAGGCACTAACGGAACTTTGCTGATCAAATCTAAAGATCCATTCAGATACCCAAGCATCAGCTTTCAATATTCAAGCGGCATTAATCACATCAATGACCCGCTTTCCAGCGTAAAACCTTACTATCAGGCAGATCTCCGGATTGCAAAAAGCTGGAACAACAAATTTGGGATAAAGGCGACGTACTCTTTTTTACGGGCCAACGACTGGATAGCCGGTAACGAACAAAATTTTGATCGCGTAGGAAGAAGCATAAAGAAAGGCGACAGACAATCTAACCCGAATTATGACGGCGTAAATGTTTATGGTGATGAGATTAGCCAAAATATGAAAAATGTAGCACAAGCGGTAGTAAGCTTTGGTGAAACAAGTTTTATCAAAGAATACAAGGAAGCGAACGGTGGTAAGGTACCTTCTCGTGACGTGATCAATATGTTCCTGAAAAACAACCCGCAAACGGCTGCATTTTACGCAGGTTTGAATCTACCGGGTCTTTTGCCGGACCAATCAATATCAAGAACGGGGTATAAAGAAGAAAACCTGGCTGACGGTAACGCACAATCCTTCAAGACAACAGGTGCTTTGTATTACAATCTGAGCAGAAACATTCAGGCGGTTGCCGAAGCGATATGGGGAAAAGGCTCAACTATGTATACGGGTTCCGACCGTTATGCACTTACCAACTTCACTGTAGGTCAGTACAAATTAGAACTCAAAGGTGATCGGTTTTATGTTAGAGCTTACACCACAAGAGAGCGCTCCGGCGATTCTTACGTTACTTCCATATTGGCAAGCTATCTTAATGAAACCGCCAAACCCTCTCAACAATGGTTTCCTGAATATGTCGGCAACTTTATTGCTGCACGCTTAACACCGGGAACCAACGAAGCGCAAGCCCACGCAGCAGCGAGGGCAGCAGCCGACGATGGCTGGCTGCGTACAGGTGATTCTTCATTTAAGGTAGCAAAGGATAAGATTCGCGACAACACAATAAGCTCAGGCAATGGCGCTCGCTTCAACGACAAATCCAATCTTTATCATTATGAATGGTTCTACGATTTTTCTGATCTCATGTCCAAAACGATAGGGCTTCAGGCAGGCGGTTCCTATCGGGCATACCAGCTAAGATCGGCAGGGACGATATTTGATGATGCCGACCGTAGCCTGAACACCGGTGAGTTCGGAGCTTTTATCATTGCAGACCGAGGCTTTCTTGACAACCGCTTAAAGATGACTTTGCCGGGCGTTATGATAAAAATGAGAATTTTAAAGGAAGATTTACTCCGAGATTAACAATGGTATACCGTTTATCAGCTGCCCATCATCTCCGTTTCTCCTACCAAACAGGCTACCGAAATCCGACCAACCAAAACCAATATTTGGACCTGGCGGCCGGTGGAGGGTCATTCCGTATGATAGGCGGGCTACCTGAGATGATCATAAAATATGACCTTTATGACAACAAGCCATTTACAGCTGATAGTTACTATCTCTATCAACGCTCACTGGCGGTGGGTAAGCCCGATGTGTCCATTTTAAAAACTCATCAATTTTCCCTGAATGGGGTGCAGCCTGAAAGTATACAGTTGTTTGAAGCCGGCGACAAAATTTTAATTTCCGACGATCTACTACTTGATGCTTATGCTTATTATTCGATTTACCATAACTTCATTTCAGAAACCAGCGTCTACCAGCGCCGAAGTGATGATTTTATAGCATATAACGTTCCGGTCAATGTTCCCGGTGACGTAAAGACTTATGGTGCGGCTGCCGGGATTGACTACCGGCATAGAGGTTACCTATTAAAGGGCAATTTGTCCTATAACGACATCAGCCATCTCCCTGCTCGTCTCGCAAATGAATACGGTTTCAATACCCCAAAATTCCGGCTAAATTTAGGTATTAGCAAACCGGATCTTTTTAAAAATGTGGGGATGACCTCCATTTCAGGTGGCAAAATGGTTTTGATTGGGCAACACCTTTCGCAGCCGGGAAGGTAAATAGTTTTGGAACCTTAGATGGTCAGGTAAATTATAAGATACCAACAATTAAATCCGTTGTTAAACTTGCTGGTTCAAATATATTAAACAAATACTACTATACGGCTTATGGCAATCCGGCAGTTGGTGCTGTCTACTATATATCCTTTGGTTATAACGTTTAACAACATTTAAGGCGTCATCATGAGATTTACATGATGACGCTTAGCCTATTATTCCATAATGGGTGTAAAAGCGTCGGAATTTCACTATCATAAAAGCTTTAAGTAGTTGGCATGATATGAACAGCATCATGTCAGAAAAACCTATTCTAAACCGTGGATTTATGGCATGAGATGCCGTGTGCTAAATCATGCAGAAGCCTTTTTAAATAAGAAACGTCGCCACATCATCCTTTGTTGACAGATGAATTCTACTAAACTACAAAAGCCTTCTGTGGAAGGCTTTTGTAGTTTTTGAACTGGTAATTACACTTAATTTAGAACTGCTGATTTTTGGCTATTTGACGATTTCGTATAAAGTAATTTGGCAATCGCTTCAGCACATAGTGTCTCAGAAGGATAAGACTTAAAGTCTTCGAGTAGCTTACTCACATTTTTCCTGTATTTATCATTGTTCAGCACCTCTTCTACGGCCGTTCGTATGGCATCGGCAGTAGGCGTATCTGTTTGCAGGTTAATACCGTATTCGAAATAGCCGATCCGAGCACATACTTCATTTTTACCTTCGTGTATACCCGCTGCAACAACAGGCAACTGATGCTGAATCCCCAGCAAGGTACCACTGTATCCGCCATTCGTCACAAAAACATCTGAATAAGGCATAATATCCTGGAAAGGTATATAATCTTCAATGATTAGATTTGGTGCGTTGAACCTTTCACGCAATTCTGCGGTACCATTACCGCCGGTAGTAGCCACAACAAGAATGTTGCTTCCAGCAAATGCGTCGAGTGTAGGTACTATTAATTTGTTTATATCCCTTTCCACTGTGCCTTGCGTTACCAGGATCACCTCTTTGTAGGTATTTAAACGTTCGTCGGCCCAGGTAGCACTACCGGTTTTTTTAAGATAGGGCATTAATGCACCGATAAATTGAATGTTCTTTCCCAAATTCTGTCTTGGATATTCGAATGATGGGACGCCAATTTGAAGGTAAGCATCTGATGTTTGCAATAGTTTATCTCCAATACCACCCTCCGGCGCTTCTAAACCATGTGCGGCAAGAATAGTATCAAATACATGTGTAGACTCTTGCATCATCTCACCAAAAGAAGCGTACATCTTTGCATTATTTTCGCACTCTTCAATGGTCGTTGGCGGGTACAGGCCGCTACCATACGGTGCAACATCTGCTGACCTTTCTATTAACGGTATAATACCTATAGCGATAACCGGTATATTCATCAGGTTTTTGACAAATGGAATGCCCGTAAAAAGATTATCTGCTACCATGATCTCAAATGGAAAATTCTCGTAGATATCTTTGATTTCCTGGTAATACTCCGGACCGCGCTCACCAAAGATGTGGATCATATCGAAGTTTATTTTTTTGATTGGATCAGTAATCAACTCCCTCTCCGGAAGTGCTTCCAACAAGTTTTCGCCGGTTATTTCCCTTGCTTTCGCAAAGGGATAGTGAGGGATACCGAGCCTGTTCATCTTTTGTTCGTAAATCGAAGCTGTGTACCATCTAACATCGCATTCCGCTTCCTCCTGAAGGAACTTGGCAAGGCCTGTAAGCGGGTTAATATGACCATCAGCGGGTACTGTGGCGAACAAAATTTTCCGCCCTTTTAAAAACATTTTCAATTGGTTGTTCATAAGTTAATTCTTTCTTAATTGTCCAACCAAAATTACCGTTAGCTCTTCGGGCAATACCTAACCGGTTCAGGGGAAAATAATCACCTATTTACCTAATTATCCGGCCGTTAATTTCATTATCAATGTTAAAGGTTTACCATTGATTACAGGTCTACTTGATGCCGTAATGACGGTTCATTAATTTTTCAAAAACCGAGCATGGCAGAACTCGCTTAAGGGTGGGGACAATGGTTTGACCTAACTGTCCGACCAAATACCTATGCTTGGGCTTTTCAGCATTTAATATTTGAAGCAGTCGTTCGGCCAATTGATCAGGATACGGCGCTATCATTTCATCCCTTTCCATGCTTTTTAAAGCCGCCTCGTACTCCTGCTGCAGATTCTCATTTTTAATTGAAAAAGAACATTTGTCTCGGTTTTGACTGAAAGAGGAGCGGAAATCACCGGGATTAATAACTGTGACGTTTACACCAGTATTGCGCAGCTCCATTCTCAGACTTTGAGAAAAACCTTCAATTGCGAATTTTGAGGCGCTATACATGCTTTGATAAGGTAGCCCAAACAGCCCTGCTAGCGAACCAATGTTAACAATAAGCCCCTCGTTTCTGGCAATCATACCTGGCAGTACAGCGTTGCACATCCTGACCGCGCCAAAAAAATTTACTTCAAATTGTTTTTTTGCTAAAGCGATAGGCATTTGATAAGCGGGTCCGGCAACGCCGTTACCTGCATTATTAATAAGAATGTCTATTCTCCCCTCAATATCTAAAATATAATCGCAGGCTTCAGATACAGATCTGTCGTCCGTCACATTTAATTCAATTGGCCTGAAGTGCACATCCTGTAGACTTTCCACTTCTCTTGAACTACCATAGACCCTATATCCCTCCTGACTCAACTTATTAGCGCAGGCCAACCCGATACCGGAAGAAGCTCCGGTTAGTAATACAATTTTTCTCATTATAAAGTGATTTATGCATATTGCCAAACCGTATTACCATATACGGCTGTCAAATGCCATGCAAAATTGATTGCTGAAAGGGAGATTTGTAGTAACCGAAATTGGGGGTTTTTCTAACTTAATTCTATAAAATATATTGACATGATAGAACGAAATTCTTGGCTTAGGTAATAAAACCTTGCTTTGAATATGGGCAAAATAAATATCTACGAGATGACTTGATTGTAAATTACCAGCCTAAAAAGTTGATCATCCTCTAGACGATGTTCCGGCGATGTTTTTGACTATATTCTTCCCATTTGACCCCATCAATAAGATAATATTGGCAGAAAACTTTATAGACGGTTTTCGTTAAAACAAAGAAGGCAATGTTTAACATCGCCTCCCTTGAATTTACAATTGCGGACATCAATTATTTATAGGTAAC
This Mucilaginibacter defluvii DNA region includes the following protein-coding sequences:
- a CDS encoding MFS transporter; the encoded protein is MQLQKTNLLSSGIPFAAILLAALGYFVDVYDLLLFSIIRVNSLQSLGLTEKQITEKGIVLLNMQMTGLMIGGVLWGILGDKKGRLTVLFGSIFIYSAANIANGFVSTVEAYALCRFIAGLGLAGELGAGITLVAELMPARYRGYATCFVAVIGISGAVVAFFTAKLFDWRMSYYIGGALGVVLLLMRISVAESAMFVEARGKDVKRGSVLMIIGERKRLLKYVRCILIGLPLWYVVGVLISLSPEFGKALKVNGIVNAGIAVALCYGGSVLGGTLSGLISQYLQSRIKAAIAFTLLSGATVIVFFAQRQISLYAFYTITALMGIASGYWALFVTMVTEQFGTNVRATVSTTVPNFVRGAVVPMMLLLNFSTQFFNSLVAAGILVGVICFGLALLSLARLKDTFWQNLNYLEK
- a CDS encoding EamA family transporter, with the protein product MKKIKTVLAFGGIYFIWGTTFLAIAYGLRGFPPFILSSIRFLAAGLLLMAYQLLRGERPFSIIDWLKNAVSGILILSFGTGLLAWGEQYISSTEGCIIQAAAPFIFIAADRPQWKTHFSNKKIIAGLVIGFIGLVLFLSGGLLASGAVSHAKLIGSAMVIVSLFFWVGGSLFTKKQPAAYSIATNTAQQLICAGIFSLLLATGNGEFKSFKAFRVPDQAWYGLGYLILFGSLMAYFSYQYLLSVERPVIVSTHTYINPLVAVFAGWLLAGEKITALQVAGLIITLAGVFITNMDKYKSKKKSPKSVVVNIKGRKHSLRLITSETNR
- a CDS encoding isoprenylcysteine carboxylmethyltransferase family protein, with translation MNTFLFTTFFAAISFRIASMIISIINERRLLSLGAREFDQRNSRRLIFLHLLFYIVCAFDGWYTGHFLETNIGLAGLCLYCFSIIALYYVIYTLGHIWTVKLIIAPEYLHHLNTGRFFRFFRHPNYYLSVIPELIAIAMIFHAYWSFLAVFPLYMATLITRIRREENVMKQFFPNY
- a CDS encoding carotenoid biosynthesis protein, which codes for MAQLNRTDIIAFTALSLDANQHQGLPYGIPPWWCYSIAEVSMFTLFFMCLVHASGKGLRDVMYLTGGLVFGILLEYLEVMLGNYRYGTFALMIGNAPFQVPLCIGAGWGIIMYTARLYTDHIQLPLLGAAAADTLIALCIDISMDVVAYRTHMWHWDWTPMQLNPLTAQWFGIPFGNFVGWQVVVFSYSSLSRYFENRICKRGSWSCSYVWIALISVCCSITVLFFSTGAFHWLSKHVRFLSVHRFIGITLMLFALVVNSWQKRLVPQTSLPKITMWVPGWFHLYFLSCFFVLGFYRENIWMTVAAIANGLTGCVFHLHLRKLTKNVEGLVDHPLPDKKEI
- a CDS encoding carboxypeptidase-like regulatory domain-containing protein, with translation MKKKLRNAVMLSLVGLAITTASAQNVRLHGQVSDKTTGDPVIGASVTLETGGFSTATDKYGKFSLIMDTKNPYGSISVSAISYLISKKDFRSGDSLINIFLEGKSVMGREVIISASRVPERILESPVTIEKVNGSAIKDIPGTGFYDALQYLKGVDMNTQSITFRSVSTRGFATDANHRFNQFVDGMDNMVPGLNFAVGKSPAFPTSILKVLSYCRERHLFFMVREALTELC
- a CDS encoding TonB-dependent receptor domain-containing protein, whose product is MVYRLSAAHHLRFSYQTGYRNPTNQNQYLDLAAGGGSFRMIGGLPEMIIKYDLYDNKPFTADSYYLYQRSLAVGKPDVSILKTHQFSLNGVQPESIQLFEAGDKILISDDLLLDAYAYYSIYHNFISETSVYQRRSDDFIAYNVPVNVPGDVKTYGAAAGIDYRHRGYLLKGNLSYNDISHLPARLANEYGFNTPKFRLNLGISKPDLFKNVGMTSISGGKMVLIGQHLSQPGR
- a CDS encoding glycosyltransferase, with translation MNNQLKMFLKGRKILFATVPADGHINPLTGLAKFLQEEAECDVRWYTASIYEQKMNRLGIPHYPFAKAREITGENLLEALPERELITDPIKKINFDMIHIFGERGPEYYQEIKDIYENFPFEIMVADNLFTGIPFVKNLMNIPVIAIGIIPLIERSADVAPYGSGLYPPTTIEECENNAKMYASFGEMMQESTHVFDTILAAHGLEAPEGGIGDKLLQTSDAYLQIGVPSFEYPRQNLGKNIQFIGALMPYLKKTGSATWADERLNTYKEVILVTQGTVERDINKLIVPTLDAFAGSNILVVATTGGNGTAELRERFNAPNLIIEDYIPFQDIMPYSDVFVTNGGYSGTLLGIQHQLPVVAAGIHEGKNEVCARIGYFEYGINLQTDTPTADAIRTAVEEVLNNDKYRKNVSKLLEDFKSYPSETLCAEAIAKLLYTKSSNSQKSAVLN
- a CDS encoding SDR family oxidoreductase, with amino-acid sequence MRKIVLLTGASSGIGLACANKLSQEGYRVYGSSREVESLQDVHFRPIELNVTDDRSVSEACDYILDIEGRIDILINNAGNGVAGPAYQMPIALAKKQFEVNFFGAVRMCNAVLPGMIARNEGLIVNIGSLAGLFGLPYQSMYSASKFAIEGFSQSLRMELRNTGVNVTVINPGDFRSSFSQNRDKCSFSIKNENLQQEYEAALKSMERDEMIAPYPDQLAERLLQILNAEKPKHRYLVGQLGQTIVPTLKRVLPCSVFEKLMNRHYGIK